The Halomicronema hongdechloris C2206 genome includes a window with the following:
- the cysS gene encoding cysteine--tRNA ligase, with translation MFLTFYNSLTKRKQPFTPSHPGRVTLYCCGVTVYDDCHLGHARSYLGWDVLRRYLRWRGYVVHYVQNFTDIDDKILNRARAEGTTMAAISERYIQRYFEDMHRLNVMDADEYPRVTEHIEAIHELIGQLEAKGYAYAAGGDVYYRVEQFADYGQLSGRSLATLQAGASGRDLAATAKANPADFALWKGAKPDEPAWDSPWGPGRPGWHIECSAMIRARLGATIDIHGGGGDLVFPHHENEIAQSQAANGKPLANYWLHNGMVTVKGEKMSKSLGNFTTIRDLLEGRWPEYPQPVDPMVVRLFVLQGHYRKPLDFTKDAIAAAINSWQTLKAGLLFGDHHGAALGWSVAPLQSSLQELSLDNPWVERFQTAMDDDLNTPGALAVLFELAKGLQREGNRLVHEGKPQSRPDVLLQQWQTLLHLSQVLGFEAKANGTAGDLDEAAIADLIQQRQAARQQRDFAMADDIRDRLAAGGITVVDQPDGEVRWHWQ, from the coding sequence ATGTTCCTCACTTTCTACAACAGCCTCACCAAACGCAAACAACCCTTTACCCCCAGCCATCCAGGACGGGTAACTCTGTATTGCTGTGGGGTGACGGTTTATGACGATTGCCACCTGGGCCATGCCCGGTCATACCTGGGGTGGGATGTGCTGCGGCGATACCTGCGCTGGCGGGGGTACGTGGTTCATTACGTGCAAAACTTCACCGATATTGACGACAAAATCCTCAACCGGGCCAGAGCCGAGGGCACAACCATGGCGGCTATCTCAGAGCGCTACATCCAGCGCTACTTTGAAGACATGCACCGCCTGAATGTGATGGATGCCGATGAGTATCCCAGGGTGACGGAACATATTGAGGCGATTCATGAGTTGATTGGTCAGTTAGAGGCTAAGGGCTATGCCTACGCTGCCGGGGGCGATGTGTATTATCGGGTAGAGCAGTTTGCCGACTATGGCCAGCTTTCGGGGCGATCGCTGGCAACCCTGCAGGCGGGAGCGAGTGGTCGCGATCTGGCGGCTACCGCCAAGGCCAACCCAGCGGACTTTGCCCTCTGGAAGGGAGCCAAACCCGACGAACCGGCGTGGGACTCTCCCTGGGGACCGGGCCGACCGGGCTGGCATATCGAATGTTCCGCGATGATTCGAGCCCGACTGGGGGCCACCATCGATATCCACGGTGGTGGCGGCGACCTCGTGTTTCCCCACCACGAGAATGAAATCGCCCAATCCCAGGCCGCCAACGGCAAACCCCTGGCCAACTACTGGCTACACAACGGCATGGTGACGGTGAAGGGCGAAAAGATGTCGAAATCCCTGGGCAACTTCACTACGATTCGCGATTTGCTAGAGGGTCGTTGGCCGGAGTATCCGCAGCCGGTAGACCCGATGGTAGTGCGGCTGTTCGTGCTGCAGGGGCATTATCGGAAGCCACTGGATTTTACGAAAGATGCCATCGCAGCCGCGATCAACAGTTGGCAAACCCTGAAAGCCGGACTCCTCTTTGGCGACCACCACGGAGCCGCGCTGGGATGGTCAGTCGCCCCCCTTCAATCTTCTCTTCAGGAACTCAGCCTAGACAACCCGTGGGTCGAAAGGTTCCAAACCGCCATGGATGATGACCTGAACACGCCGGGGGCTCTGGCAGTGCTGTTTGAGCTGGCCAAAGGGTTGCAGCGGGAGGGAAACCGTCTGGTTCACGAAGGGAAGCCCCAATCCAGACCTGATGTGCTCTTGCAGCAGTGGCAAACCCTGTTGCATCTATCCCAGGTTTTAGGATTTGAGGCTAAAGCAAACGGTACGGCGGGTGACTTGGATGAGGCTGCGATCGCTGATCTGATCCAGCAGCGTCAGGCGGCCCGGCAACAGCGCGACTTTGCTATGGCAGATGATATTCGCGATCGGCTTGCGGCGGGGGGGATTACGGTGGTTGACCAACCGGATGGCGAAGTCCGCTGGCATTGGCAGTGA
- a CDS encoding CobW family GTP-binding protein yields the protein MTASLSELMPKRGMPVTLITGFLGSGKTTLLNHILTNRQELKVAVLVNEFGDINIDSQLLASVEENMVELSNGCICCTINDSLVDAVYAVLEREERMDYLVVETTGLADPLPIMVTFLSTELKAFTHLDSVITVVDAEAFTEDHFSSDAALSQLIYGDIILLNKADLVPESKLTQLEAYIHSIKEQARFLRCSLTAEADGLPLSALLDVGLAEPPVLSLDVEECQTFNSTSPHLTQDGFVSVPFKSDRPFNLTRFEHFLMAQMPVDVFRAKGILWFEGEEERFIFQLSGKRCSITPEPWTTPPQNQLVFIGRQLNLLQLHQHLTNCLAGSRVSLLS from the coding sequence ATGACTGCTTCATTATCAGAACTGATGCCCAAACGGGGAATGCCAGTGACCCTGATTACCGGATTTTTGGGGAGCGGCAAGACCACGCTGCTGAACCACATTTTGACTAACCGCCAAGAGTTGAAGGTAGCGGTGCTGGTGAATGAATTTGGTGACATCAACATCGATAGCCAGCTGTTGGCGTCGGTGGAAGAAAACATGGTGGAGCTGAGCAACGGCTGCATCTGCTGCACGATTAACGACAGCCTGGTGGATGCGGTGTATGCCGTGCTGGAACGGGAAGAGCGGATGGACTATCTGGTGGTAGAAACCACGGGACTGGCCGACCCGCTACCCATCATGGTGACGTTTCTGAGTACGGAGCTGAAAGCCTTCACTCACCTGGATTCTGTCATTACTGTGGTAGATGCGGAAGCCTTTACAGAAGATCACTTCAGCAGTGATGCGGCACTCAGTCAGTTAATCTACGGCGACATTATCTTGCTGAACAAGGCCGATTTAGTACCAGAGTCTAAGCTAACCCAGTTAGAAGCCTACATTCACAGCATCAAAGAGCAGGCACGATTCCTGCGGTGTTCGCTGACGGCAGAAGCCGATGGGCTGCCCCTTTCTGCCTTGCTAGATGTGGGTTTGGCAGAGCCCCCGGTGTTGAGTCTGGACGTAGAGGAATGTCAGACATTCAACAGCACATCCCCCCACCTTACTCAGGATGGCTTTGTCTCGGTGCCGTTTAAGAGCGATCGCCCCTTCAACCTGACTAGGTTCGAGCATTTCTTGATGGCCCAGATGCCCGTCGATGTGTTCCGGGCCAAAGGCATTCTCTGGTTCGAGGGCGAGGAAGAGCGTTTTATCTTTCAGCTCAGCGGCAAACGGTGCAGCATTACCCCCGAACCCTGGACCACCCCACCCCAAAATCAACTCGTGTTCATTGGTCGTCAGTTGAACCTCCTGCAACTGCACCAACACCTCACCAATTGTTTGGCCGGTAGTCGAGTCTCCCTACTGTCCTAG
- the folE gene encoding GTP cyclohydrolase I FolE — protein sequence MTLSISRDDIRSGTLKTKAEPPVSDQEMEQAVRTLLLGLGEDPDREGLIDTPKRVVKALKFLTSGYHQSLGDLLNGAVFHENTNEMVLVRDIDLFSSCEHHILPILGRAHVAYIPNGKVIGLSKIARICEMYARRLQVQERLTAQIADALEGLLKPQGVAVVVEASHMCMVMRGVQKPGSWTTTSAMRGVFAADPKTRQEFMSLIRHSPSFH from the coding sequence ATGACCTTATCGATTTCTCGTGACGATATTCGTTCAGGAACACTCAAAACCAAAGCTGAGCCCCCCGTCTCCGATCAGGAGATGGAGCAGGCCGTCCGTACCCTGCTGCTAGGTTTGGGTGAAGACCCCGATCGCGAAGGGCTGATCGACACCCCCAAGCGGGTCGTCAAAGCCCTGAAATTTCTCACCTCGGGCTATCACCAATCCCTGGGTGACCTGCTCAACGGCGCTGTCTTCCACGAAAACACCAACGAAATGGTGCTGGTGCGCGACATCGACCTGTTCAGTTCCTGCGAACATCACATCTTGCCGATTCTGGGTCGCGCCCATGTGGCCTATATTCCCAACGGCAAGGTGATCGGCCTCTCCAAAATTGCCCGCATCTGCGAAATGTATGCCCGGCGTCTGCAAGTCCAGGAACGGCTCACCGCCCAGATTGCTGATGCCCTGGAAGGTTTGCTAAAACCCCAGGGCGTTGCCGTCGTCGTCGAAGCGAGCCACATGTGCATGGTCATGCGCGGCGTCCAAAAGCCCGGCTCCTGGACCACCACCAGCGCCATGCGCGGCGTCTTCGCCGCAGACCCCAAAACCCGCCAGGAGTTCATGAGTTTAATTCGTCATAGTCCGAGTTTCCATTAG
- a CDS encoding CobW family GTP-binding protein produces MLKTSDTHDTRLPVTIITGFLGSGKTTLLNHILQNFDAFRVAVLVNEFGDINIDSQFLVTVEQDMVELTNGCICCTINDDLMQAVYRVLEKRDRIDYLVVETTGVADPLPITLTFLGTELRDMTRLDSILTVIDAETFEPDLFNSQAAMSQVAYGDILLLNKTDLVSPDRLEAVESGIRTFREDVKILHAQHGRVPLPLIIDVKVGDRGLYQAVAQADAEKAAHDHDHHSEHEAHDHGHHGHHHDHDHPHEHHHHHSDHLDNDGFVSMAFRSDQPFALKKFQQFLDYHLPPELFRMKGILWFKESPARHFFQLTGKRFQLEDSEWPGSPGTQLVCIGRNLDLKVMEEKLMNCVADED; encoded by the coding sequence ATGCTAAAAACCTCCGACACCCACGACACCCGCCTCCCCGTCACCATCATCACGGGCTTTCTCGGCAGTGGCAAAACTACGCTGCTGAATCACATCCTCCAAAACTTCGATGCCTTTCGCGTTGCGGTGCTAGTGAATGAATTTGGTGACATCAATATCGACAGTCAGTTTCTGGTCACCGTGGAGCAGGACATGGTGGAGCTGACCAACGGCTGCATCTGCTGCACCATCAACGATGACCTGATGCAAGCGGTATATCGAGTGCTGGAGAAACGGGACAGAATTGACTACCTTGTAGTCGAAACCACTGGCGTTGCCGACCCCCTACCCATTACCCTCACCTTCCTCGGCACCGAGCTGCGGGACATGACTCGACTCGACTCCATCCTGACGGTAATTGACGCCGAAACCTTTGAACCCGACTTATTCAACAGCCAGGCGGCGATGAGTCAGGTGGCCTATGGCGATATTCTGCTGCTGAATAAAACCGACTTGGTCTCACCAGATCGTCTTGAGGCGGTGGAATCAGGGATTCGCACCTTCCGAGAAGATGTCAAGATTCTCCACGCTCAGCATGGCCGGGTACCCCTGCCGCTGATCATCGATGTGAAGGTGGGCGATCGCGGTCTGTATCAAGCCGTGGCCCAAGCTGATGCCGAGAAAGCGGCCCATGATCATGACCATCACTCCGAACACGAGGCTCACGACCACGGGCATCACGGGCATCATCACGACCACGATCATCCCCACGAACATCATCACCATCACTCCGACCACCTGGATAACGATGGCTTTGTCTCGATGGCGTTCCGCTCCGATCAGCCCTTTGCCCTCAAGAAGTTTCAGCAGTTCCTTGACTATCACTTGCCACCAGAACTGTTCCGCATGAAGGGGATTCTCTGGTTCAAAGAAAGCCCTGCCCGTCACTTTTTCCAGCTCACGGGTAAGCGGTTTCAGCTTGAAGACTCGGAATGGCCAGGATCACCCGGCACTCAACTCGTCTGCATTGGCCGAAATTTGGATCTCAAGGTGATGGAAGAAAAGTTGATGAACTGTGTTGCAGATGAGGATTAG